The Nocardia sp. NBC_01329 sequence GGTGACGGTCTGGGTCAGGCTCTTGGGTGTGAGGGTTTTGGTCACGCACTGTCCCGGATTCCACTCCTCGGTGGACTTCCCACTCGCCAGCACCGCCAGTTCGCGATCGGCGACCACGGTGTCGGAGACGGTGGTCGCGCCGGAATCAGCGTAGAGCGGATGGTCGGCATCGACCTCGAAATCCACACGCACCTTCGCGCCCTCAGGGGCGATACCGGTCACCGTGCCGACAGCGATACCTCGCATCGAAACCTGATTGCCCTGGTAGAGACCGATACTGTCCGGCATGATCGCGCAGTACGCCCGGGTCTGCTTCAGCGGTTGGAACGCGATCACATACGCCGCGGTCACGGCCAGTGCCAACACCATCGCCCCGGCGATCGACATGAAGCCCGGCGATCCCAGAATCTTCTTCAGCATCAGCACGCCTTCCCGGGCAGCGGCACACAGACGACGGCGCCCGGCGCGGTCACTGTCGTCCCCGACCGGTCGATCCGCACCCCGCCGTCCGGGCCGACCAGTTCCCGCAGTTTCGTGCTCAGGCTCTGCGCCGACACGATCATCGGCTCCAGCTGATCGCCGTATTCCTGGAGGCGCGGCAGCGCCGCGGCGAGTTGCTGGACCTTGGGCCGCACGGTGCTGTCCCAAGCCGGGGCGAGCACGCTCACCCGCTGAACCACCGAGCTCAGCAGCGCCAGAGCCTGTTTCAGTTCGGCGCGCTTGTCCAGCAGCACTGTCTCCATGAGGTTCACGTTGTCCATCAACCGGCCCAGATCGGTTTTCGCGCCGTCGTACATGGTGACGTACTCGTCGGCGGTGGCGATGGCGGCGGAGACCTGGGCGCGCTGGCGTTCGATGGCGTCCAGATAACTACCGACCGTATCCAACACGCTGCGCAGCGATTCCGGGGCAGCGTCGATGGAGGTGTCGAGTGCGACGAGATTGCGGCGCAGGGTGTCGCCGTCGGTTTCGCGCAGCGGCGTGGTGGCGTCCTGGAAGGTCTCCATCAGGCTGTAGGGCAGCCGGACCCGGTCCGCGGGAATCGGAGTATCGCCCAATTCTTCGCTGCCCGCGGGGAACAGCGCGACGTAATGTCCGCCGACCAGGGTCAGCATCCGGATATCGAGGGAGCTGCGGTCGCCGACGAAGACGTCCCGGTCGACGGTGAAGCGCATGGTCACCCGATCCGGTTCCAGCTCGAGCGATTTCACCTCGCCCACCGGCACCCCGGCCAGACGGATATCGTCACCGGGTTTGACCGACTGCGCCTCGCTGAGTTCGGCGGTGTAGGTCCGCTTTCCCAGCGGCACCGTGTACAACGCTCCGACGGTCACCGCCAGCGCGGCCACCGCGCATACTCCGATAATCCCCAGTCGCAGTTGTTTGCGCAGTCTGGTGGGTTCGTCGGTGATCAGCTGGTCCCGGTCGAACCAGCGGCCCAGTGCCGCCGTCCACTTCGTGAGGCTCACCCGTTGCATATCGCCACCCGCTGTCCGCCGATCAGCACCCGCACCGGGGCCGGCACCTCGGCTGTGCCCTTTCCGCACTCCGGCCGGAACCCCGCCACCGTGCGCGGAAACGAGGTGTCCACCGCGGCCAACAGCCCGGGCAGACGGCCGAAGACCTCGACGGCTTGCTGCGGATCGGGGAACAGACTCCGGATCATCGCGTCGATATCGGGGCCGGCTTCCGGGCTCAGACCCGCCGCGGCCAGCAACCGATCCACCGGTTCGAGAACCGAGGGCGCGCTCATCGCGAAATCGGCCAGTCCGCCGACATTGCGTTGTAGCGCCTGGAAGATATCGGTGAGCCGGGCCAGCAGTGGCACCAGGTGGTACAGCCGGCCGCCCACTCGCTCGGACAGGTCGGACATGTTCCGGACCAGCGTGCCGATCACCTGCTGCCGGTCACCGACATATTCGCTGAGGGTGCCGATGGCGTCCAGGGCGGGACCGATACCGGCACCGTCGCCCTCGATCACCGCGAGCAGGCTCTCGGTCAGCTGGTTGAGGGCCTCGGGCGACAGGGTCGCCAGAACCGGCTGTAAACCGTTGAACAGACTGGTCACGTCGAATGACGGGATGGTCTGCTCCGGGCCGACCGTGGCGCCGTCGTCCAGCCGGACTCCGGGATTCGGCTGCTGCTGTAGGTCGATATAGCGCTGGCCGGTGAGGTTCTGGTAGCGAATGGCCAGTGCGCTGTTGTCGTAGACCGGGGTATCGGTCGTGACGGTCAGCCGGACATTCGCCTTGTCGCCCGCCAGCGTCACGGCCTCGACCTTGCCGACCTGCACGCCGAACATTCGCACATCGTCACCGGTCTTCAGGCCGTTCGCGTCGGTGAACAGGGCGTGATGAGTTTCGGTCTCGCCGTCGACAGGTCGTTCGATGGCACCGATCACCAGAGCGAGCACCAGTCCCATCACCGCCGCGAAGAGAGCCAGCCGCCAGGCGGCACGCCGCGCCGTCATCGCACGCCTCCCGGAGTGCCGTCCAGTTCGACATCCACATCGAGTACCGGGCCGTCGGGGCCTTCCTCGAACGCGAGCCCGAGCCGGGTGAGCAGGGTGCGCAGGTCGGCGGCGGACTGTTGTGGGTCGGGCACGGCCAATGCCAGCAGGTTCAATGTGGGCGCGAGCGAATCGGTGTACCCGGACAGCTGCCCGGCGCTGTGCGCGGTGGCGGCCAGGGTCGGCAGGATATCGCCGGTGAGCGCCTTCACGCCCGCGTCGAAATCGGCGCGGTCGGTGCGCAGTACATCGATATCGACTATCCGGTCGAGCACCTCGATGGTGGCCCCGGCGAACTGCCCGCCGCCCTGGAACGCCGGCCCCAGCCGTCCCACCAGTTCGTTCGCGGGCATCGACTGGTGGTCGGCGATCACTCGACCGGCGGTGATCAGTGCCTCCGCCAACGGGGTGAACGCCTTGACATCGGCGGCCGCCTGCGAGATCACCATGGCCATATCGGGGGTGAACACCGTCTCGCCCGACTGCGAGAGGCTGCGCAGCAGCGCGCCCATGGTCGCGTCGTACACATCGGCGGCCCGGCGACCGGTCAGATCGACCACCGCCCCGGATTCCAGGGGTCCGCCGCCCGCGCCCGGCCGCAGTTCGATCTCGCTGATACCGAACAGGTTGGCCGGCGCGTAGTCGACCAGCATGCTGTCGTCGATCCCGTGCAGCCGGTCCCGGTCCAGGGTCAGCGCGATCTCCTGGGTGCCCCGCCCGGCGGAAGCGATATCGGTGACCGAACCGACCTGGACGCCATCGATACGCACCAGCGTGCCGGCCACGACACCGTCACCGATCTGCTCGGTCCGCAACGCGATCCGCAAGCCGGCGTCCGAGGTCAGCTCCCGGTACCCGTAACCGGCCAGGGCGAGCACCACCAGCGCCGCGACCACCAGAACACCGATCCGCCGCGCACTGCGCGGATCGGCGGCGACCCCGGGCATTCCGTACTTCGGCATCTGTCCCTATCCCGTGAAGCTGATCGCCGAGTCGAAGCCCCACAGCACAAGGGTCAGCACCATATCGATGGCGATGATGGCGACGAAACTGGCGCGGACGGCGCGGCCCGAGGCAATACCGACACCCTCGGGTCCGCCGGTCGCGAAGAAACCGTAGTAGCTGTGCACACAGATCACCACGACGCCGAAGACCGCGACCTTCACTGTGGCCGCGACGATGTCGAATCCGGCGATGAACTGGAAGAAGTAGTGGTCGTAGACCCCGGCTGACTGGCCGTGCACCAGCGTGATCAGGCCACGGCAGGCGAAATACGAACCGATGAGCGCGATCAGGAAGGTCGGCACGATGGCGATCGCCCCGGCGATGACGCGGGTGGTCACCACGAAGGGCACCGACCGTAACCCCAGCGCTTCGATGGCGTCGATCTCCTCGGAGATCCGCATGGCACCGATCTCCGCGGTGATCCGGCAGCCCGCCTGCGCGGCGAAACCCACCGCGGCGGCGATGGGTGCCAGTTCCCGCGTGGTCGCGAACGCCGAGACGATCCCGGTGACCGGGCCCATCCCCAGCATGTCCAGGGTGGCGAACGATTCCACGCCGATCGACGCGCCGATCACCAGGCCCAGCACGATCATCATGGGCACGGTCCCGCCGCCGACGATGACCGAACCGCGGCCCCAGGTCATATCGGTGATGATCCGCAGGGTCTCGGCACGATACCGCCGCAACGCCAGCGGTATCGAGGACAGAACCTGCCAGCAGAAGACCAGTACGAAGCCCAGCGAATCCACCGCGCCCAGGATGCGACTGCCGCGCCGGAAGTAGCGCGCGAGGAAGCCGAGCCCTTTCGGGGCATAGGAGGTCGCCGCCATCACGCCAGCCTGGTGGGCAGGAACATGGCGGTCACCTGGGTCATCGCCAGATTGACGATCACGATCGACACCACCGACAGCACCACCGCGGCGTTCACCGCGTCGGCGACACCGCGAGGTCCGCCCTTGGCCTCCAGGCCGCGCTGGCAGGCGATGACCACCACCAGGAATCCGAAGATGAGGGCTTTGAGCAGCGATACCCAGACATCGGCGGCGGTAGTGAAAGAACCGAACGTCGCCCAGTAGGAACCGGGTGTGACCCCCTGGCCACCTATCGCGACCAGGTATCCGGCGATGACGCCGACGAAGATCACCAGGATATTGAGCAGTGGCGCGACCAACAGCATCGCCACCATCCGAGGTATCACCAGCCGGTGCACCGGGCTGATGCCCATGGTGTGCAGCGCGTCGATCTCCTCGCGGATGGTGCGGGCGCCGAGGTCGGCGGCGATGGCGGCCGCGCCCGCGCCGCCGAGCAGGAAGCCGGTGGCCATGGGCGCGCCCTGTTTGATGACACCGAGGCCGCCGGTGGCGCCGAGCAACGTATCGGCCCCGAGATTGTGGATGAGATTGCCGACCTGTACCGAGACGATCACGCCGAACGGGATCGCCATCAGGATCGCCGGGAAGGCGGTCACTGTGACCAGCCGCCATGCCTGGACCAGCATCTCCTGCCATTGGAACCGGCCGCGGGCCAGATCCGAGGCCGCTCCGGTGACCGATTCCTGGGCCATCCCGACCGCGCGGCCGAAGGTACGCAGCGAGGACACGACGGTGCCCGAGAAATTCTGCTGGACAATTTCGCGCGCGGAGGATTTTCGTGAGACTTCGGCGGATTTCTCCGCGGAATCGATCGCCGCGGTTCGGCGCTCGGAGCTCATGGCCGAGATCCAGGTACCGCTCTCGCGGGACGGATTGTTGCGAAATTCATTGCGTGTGATCTCTCCGGTCCGGCATCGATGCCAACGGAGAGGAAGCTAATCGTTACCCACGGTGACGGACAAATCCCCGACAGTGTGACAGTGACCACGACAGATGGGACCGGCGCATCAATATCCGGAAATCGCGCGAGCCGTCACCCGAGTCCCCCAAACGAACTGGAACACGTTTCACTGAATTATCCGGTGCGGTCCGCACGGATATCCCCGAACGGTTTCAGTCGTCGAGATCGACGCGAATCGTCAGCAGGTCGGTGCCCATCATTCGCACCGCCGCACTGTTGCCACGCGGTAGCGACGCCAGCCGGCGAACCGCGTCGTCGTCGGGTAGCAGGTACGCGGTCCCCGAATACCATTCCCCACGCAATCGCACCCGGACCCGGCCGTCCGCGCGAATATTGCGTACATAGTCCGAGCGGTCCCCGAACTCGGAGACGAACCAGAACTCGTTCCCGATCCGCCGGCCGCCGACCGGTACGACACGGGGCACCCCACTGACCCGCCCCGTCGTCTCCAGCAGCTGCTGCGCCGACCGCTTACGGTTCAGCGGATTGGCCACATGCCGCTGGAAAGTGGTGACAATGCGATGTTTCATACGCCGCATATCGGTCATGTGGCGACGGTAACACCACTGGTTCCGACACACCTCGAATATGACCGGCCGAACGAATCGTCGGATCATTCGACCGAAGAACGCGCCATGAGTGACAATTCCCCCGTGCGAACTCAGTTCACCAACGAGCTCGTCGCGTTGACCGCGGATCTGACGCAGATGTGCCGCATCACCCACGAAGCGGCCGAACGTGTGACCGATGCCGTCGTCGGGGCCGACCTCACCGCGACCTACGAGGTCTTCGCCCTCGACGAGCGCCTGCAGACGATGTACGGCGCCTGCGAGGCGCGCACCGTCGTCCTGCTGGCACTACAGGCGCCGGTCGCACGCGATCTACGCCATGTGGTGACCGCCATCCAGATCGCCGGTGAACTGTCCCGGATCGGCTGGTTGTTCAGCCGGGTAGCCGACCAGGTGTACCAGAGCCATCCCGAACCCATCGCCCCGCCGCCCGCACTCGGGGTGCTGGCCCAGATGGCGGGCCGCACCGCCGAATGCACCGCCCGAGCCCAGCACGCCGTCACCCGCGGCCGCCACACCCCGGCCGACAACACCGGCACGGCGGCCATGCAGATCCTCAACCAGGAACTGCACAACGCGCTGTCGACGATCGAGGGCACCTCCACCGAGACCGCGATCACACTCGCGCTGATCGGCCACAAACTCCTGCGCACCGTGGACCACACCGACCGGATCGAGCGGTTGATCCACTTCCTGGACACCGGCATCCCGCCGACCGCCCAGATCCTCCCGACCGCCGAGGCTGCGGAGGCTGCGGAGGCTGCCGAATAACCCGCGATCGAGGCCCCCGCCCGACCCGAGGGCCCGGTTCGTCCCAATCATGGGAATTGCCTATGCTTTTCACCTGACGGCGGATCGGCGTACACCCGGAGTCGGGACCTATACCATCTACCGCACACCTACATCTTCATACCGACAGACCGGCCGGGTCCACTCCGGCCCCCCATACGTCACGGCGAGCGCACTCGGCGCGGAAAAAACCACGGGTCTACCCCTCATCAAGCCCCGCGGTGCGTCGCGGTCACCGGTCCGGACAACCGGCCCGCGACTCGCGCCGGGGATCCATCGCCCTCGCTCGTGACAAGCCCACCCCCGAGTCGGCGCCGGCACGGCGACTCGGGGGTGGTCCCTTTCCAGACCGAACGGGAATACCCCGCGCGCCCATCGGGTACTCACGGTCAGGTATGCCGAATCTCACACCGGGCAGTAGCTTTCGGTTAGCTGACCGGCCGGTAGCTTGACGCTCGGCATGTCCCGGTACCTCGGCAAGGAATCTCGTTGAAGCGCACAGCAAATGAATACGAACAGGGCGTCGAGCCCATCGCCCATCGATCCGCGGAGGTCCGGCGATGAAATCGCTACTTTCTGCCCTGCCTGCCCCAGCCCGCAAGTTCGGCGCCCTCGTCGTACCCGTTCTGATCGCGATGGCCTTGGCCGCCGGCTTTCTTCTGGAAGGCTGTAGCACCGCGACCGATCCCGCCGCCGGCGCCGCGAAATCCGTCGCCGGCACGGCCACCGAAATACGGTCCGCACTGGACCGCCTGCCGGTGAAAGCCGAGGTCGGGATGGCCGGGTACAGCCGGGACAAGTTTCCGCACTGGGACAACAACGACGCCGAACACGGCTTCGGCCCGGAATTCGCCCAATACAGCAAATGCACCATCCGCGAAGTGATGATGTTGCGCGATGCCGCCGGCGCGGTCACCCTCGATCCGAAGACCTGCGATCTGAAAATCGGTACCGGCGGCGGCTGGCAGGACGCCTACGGCGTCATGGACAACAAAACCGGAAAGCTGAAACCGTACAAATTCATCGTCGAGGCAAAATCGGTCGACGCCGAGCACATCGTCCCGCTCGCAGAGGCCTGGCGCTCGGGTGCCAAAGATCTCGACACCGAAACGCGGCGCCGGATCGCCAACGACGCGGTGAACCTCATCGCCTCCGACCCGTCGGCCAATCGCTCCAAAGGCGACCAGGACGCCGCGCACTATCTGCCGCCGGGGAGCTTCCGGTGTGGCTATATCTCACATTATGTCCAGATCAAGCTAAAGTACGGCCTGAGCGTGGACCCAGAGGAACAGACCGCACTGCGCACCGCGGTGGACGACTGCGTCGAACGGGGTGAGTTCAAATAGCCGAAGTCATCGAGTTACCCGAAGCGGCATCGGTGATGACCCGGGAAGCCGGGACGATCTCCGGCGATCTCGATATCACCCTCGATCCCGAGGGTTTCGGTCTCGTCCGCTATCGGGAGACCGAGGACTGGTACACCATCGGCAATCTGGACGACGACGAGCCGCGCACCTGGAAGACCGGTGCGGAATTGGTGGAAGCGATCACGAAGGGAATCGGCGCCCGCGATGCGGCGGGCAACACAATCCCCTTCGAATGCTGACCACCCGTCACGCGTCCACACGAGGGCTCGGCGCCCGGGTTCACCCCGCGCGCCGAGCCCTTCGAACGATCTATCCGATCGCCGCGAGATCGCGGCCCACCGGCTCGTCCCACTCGATCCGGTAACGCTGTTCACCGGCGAGCGTCTTCTCCGGGTTCATCACCGTGCGCGCCATGATCGGCATCAATACCTGCATCACCTTGCGGGCCACCGGTCCCGGGGTCTTGCTGTGGTTGATCTTCGCGGCACGCGCGGCCACGCCTTCCACCCGCGGGCGGCGCAATTTCTCGTAGGCGGCGAACGCCGCGGCGGGGTCGGGGACGTCCCGCAGGCAACGGGCCAGCTGGACCGCGCTCTCGATCGCCAGTGACGCCCCCTGACCGGAACTGTTCGACGGTGCGTGCACGGCATCCCCGACCAGCACCATCCGCTCGCGGTACCAGTGCGGGACAGGCGGCATGATGTGCAGCGCGCCGACGACCTCCAGCTGTTCCGGGGTGGTCGCGCGGGCCAGCCGACCGCCGGGGGTGTCGTCGCCGTAGGTGTCGCGCAGGATCCGCAACCACTGTTCGGCCGGCATTCGGCGGGCCTCCGCCAGCGAGAGATACTCCTTGCTGGGCAGATTCGCGCCCCAGCTGACCCGGCCCGGTCCGGTCGGCCAGTACAGGTAGTAGGCGCGGGCGCCGTAGGCGAAGACGATGGTCTCCGGTTCGGTGTCGACCGCGCAGTCGACGGTGGCCCCGAAGCCGAGCATCCCGGTGTAGTGCGGCCCAGGGGCGTCCGGGTCGATCAGCCGGCGGACAGCCGAACGGATACCGTCGGCGCCCACCAGCACATCCGCTGTGGCGGTGGTGCCGTCGGCGAACTGCGCACGGACACCGTCCGGCGTCTGCTCCGCCGAGACCAGGCGCTTGCCGAATTCGACCGGCACCCCGGCCGCCACCGCCCGCTCGTACAGCACCCGGTGCAGCTCGCCGCGCTCCACCAGTTGCAGCGGCGGTTGGTCGCCCAGCACGGGCATCGTCAGCATCTTGCCGCCGACCGACAGCGCCATCCGCGGTACCGGCACCGCGATATCGCGCACCGCGTCTCCGGCGCCGATCACGTCCAGGGCCGCGACCCCGTTGGGTGCCAGCGCCAGCCCGCTGCCGATCGTGTGGGCGGGGCCGGGGTAGGCCTCGTAGACGCGGGCTCCGATACCCGCCTTTCGCAATGCGGTGGCCGCCACGGGCCCCGCGATACCGCCGCCGATCACCAGGGCGGTCTCGATTCCGGACATGGGTGTACTCCTCGGGAGTTCGATTCGGATTCACAACCGAACCGCCCCGGTGATCGACCACCCGGTTATCCTGTGTTCTGCCATACTCGTGGCCGGGTGTGCGTTCGCGCGGGCACGGTCCGAGACGGTAACCCGAGCTCGATGGTGGTGTTGCCGCACCTCCATCGAGCCCGGTTCTCGATTCACTGACCGGTCGTCGTATCAGCCCCCTCCACATAGGCGCGGGCTCGGGCGCTGTCCACGCCGGGCCCGCCTCGATGCCATGCCCGCCATTCCGCGAGATCGGGGAAGGTTCCCTCGCACAGTTCGGTGCGCAGCGCCCGGGTCCACTCGGCTTCGGCTTCCAGAACAGCCAGCCCGTACTCGGATTCGATGACGAACAACCGGGGCAGGGTCTCGGTGAGCTCCGCGAGTTCCTGTTTCACCTGCGCGATCTGCTCGTCGAGCACGGTGAGCCGACGGCCCAGCAGCTCGGCCACCTCGTCCGGCGGCAGCACGGCCAGTATCGACAGACCCGCGAGAAATCGGCCGCGCTCGGGCTCGGGCTCGGCGATCAGTTCCCGGGTCCAGTCCACGAGTTCGCCGCGACCGGCTTCGGTGATCCGGTAGATCACCCGCTCCGGCCGCGAACCCTCCCGTTCACTGCCCACCACCTCGAGAAACCCGGCTTTGGCAAGGTTCTGCACAACCGTGTACAGCGACCCCCATTTGATATCGAGATCCCGGTCCTTGCCGTATTCACGCAGCCGGGCGGCGATCTGATACCGGTGCACGGCTTCGTCCTGCATCACCGCGAGCACCGCGAGGGCCAGCAGATTGCCGACTTTGCGCTTCTTCGCCATACACCCTCCTTACTCGTACACGAATATACGTGAGCGAGTATTCGTCAGCAAGGGGTGTGTTTTCGGCGCCGCCTGCGGCGGCGCGGGGGTTGAGGGCTGTGTTTTCGGCGCGCTGGCGCGCGCGGGGGTTGAGGCCCTGAAGTCTCGCCGTTCAGGCCTCGAGACTCGCGCTTCGCGCATGCGCTTCCAGGCCTGAACGGCGAGACGGCCTCAACCCTTCGGGGTGTCTCGTAGAACTCGACTCAGACGGTTGCGTGGCA is a genomic window containing:
- a CDS encoding MlaE family ABC transporter permease produces the protein MSSERRTAAIDSAEKSAEVSRKSSAREIVQQNFSGTVVSSLRTFGRAVGMAQESVTGAASDLARGRFQWQEMLVQAWRLVTVTAFPAILMAIPFGVIVSVQVGNLIHNLGADTLLGATGGLGVIKQGAPMATGFLLGGAGAAAIAADLGARTIREEIDALHTMGISPVHRLVIPRMVAMLLVAPLLNILVIFVGVIAGYLVAIGGQGVTPGSYWATFGSFTTAADVWVSLLKALIFGFLVVVIACQRGLEAKGGPRGVADAVNAAVVLSVVSIVIVNLAMTQVTAMFLPTRLA
- a CDS encoding nitroreductase/quinone reductase family protein, with the translated sequence MTDMRRMKHRIVTTFQRHVANPLNRKRSAQQLLETTGRVSGVPRVVPVGGRRIGNEFWFVSEFGDRSDYVRNIRADGRVRVRLRGEWYSGTAYLLPDDDAVRRLASLPRGNSAAVRMMGTDLLTIRVDLDD
- a CDS encoding MlaD family protein gives rise to the protein MPKYGMPGVAADPRSARRIGVLVVAALVVLALAGYGYRELTSDAGLRIALRTEQIGDGVVAGTLVRIDGVQVGSVTDIASAGRGTQEIALTLDRDRLHGIDDSMLVDYAPANLFGISEIELRPGAGGGPLESGAVVDLTGRRAADVYDATMGALLRSLSQSGETVFTPDMAMVISQAAADVKAFTPLAEALITAGRVIADHQSMPANELVGRLGPAFQGGGQFAGATIEVLDRIVDIDVLRTDRADFDAGVKALTGDILPTLAATAHSAGQLSGYTDSLAPTLNLLALAVPDPQQSAADLRTLLTRLGLAFEEGPDGPVLDVDVELDGTPGGVR
- a CDS encoding FAD-dependent monooxygenase, producing the protein MSGIETALVIGGGIAGPVAATALRKAGIGARVYEAYPGPAHTIGSGLALAPNGVAALDVIGAGDAVRDIAVPVPRMALSVGGKMLTMPVLGDQPPLQLVERGELHRVLYERAVAAGVPVEFGKRLVSAEQTPDGVRAQFADGTTATADVLVGADGIRSAVRRLIDPDAPGPHYTGMLGFGATVDCAVDTEPETIVFAYGARAYYLYWPTGPGRVSWGANLPSKEYLSLAEARRMPAEQWLRILRDTYGDDTPGGRLARATTPEQLEVVGALHIMPPVPHWYRERMVLVGDAVHAPSNSSGQGASLAIESAVQLARCLRDVPDPAAAFAAYEKLRRPRVEGVAARAAKINHSKTPGPVARKVMQVLMPIMARTVMNPEKTLAGEQRYRIEWDEPVGRDLAAIG
- a CDS encoding MlaD family protein; amino-acid sequence: MQRVSLTKWTAALGRWFDRDQLITDEPTRLRKQLRLGIIGVCAVAALAVTVGALYTVPLGKRTYTAELSEAQSVKPGDDIRLAGVPVGEVKSLELEPDRVTMRFTVDRDVFVGDRSSLDIRMLTLVGGHYVALFPAGSEELGDTPIPADRVRLPYSLMETFQDATTPLRETDGDTLRRNLVALDTSIDAAPESLRSVLDTVGSYLDAIERQRAQVSAAIATADEYVTMYDGAKTDLGRLMDNVNLMETVLLDKRAELKQALALLSSVVQRVSVLAPAWDSTVRPKVQQLAAALPRLQEYGDQLEPMIVSAQSLSTKLRELVGPDGGVRIDRSGTTVTAPGAVVCVPLPGKAC
- a CDS encoding phosphate signaling complex PhoU family protein; the encoded protein is MRTQFTNELVALTADLTQMCRITHEAAERVTDAVVGADLTATYEVFALDERLQTMYGACEARTVVLLALQAPVARDLRHVVTAIQIAGELSRIGWLFSRVADQVYQSHPEPIAPPPALGVLAQMAGRTAECTARAQHAVTRGRHTPADNTGTAAMQILNQELHNALSTIEGTSTETAITLALIGHKLLRTVDHTDRIERLIHFLDTGIPPTAQILPTAEAAEAAEAAE
- a CDS encoding HNH endonuclease family protein, producing the protein MKSLLSALPAPARKFGALVVPVLIAMALAAGFLLEGCSTATDPAAGAAKSVAGTATEIRSALDRLPVKAEVGMAGYSRDKFPHWDNNDAEHGFGPEFAQYSKCTIREVMMLRDAAGAVTLDPKTCDLKIGTGGGWQDAYGVMDNKTGKLKPYKFIVEAKSVDAEHIVPLAEAWRSGAKDLDTETRRRIANDAVNLIASDPSANRSKGDQDAAHYLPPGSFRCGYISHYVQIKLKYGLSVDPEEQTALRTAVDDCVERGEFK
- a CDS encoding MlaE family ABC transporter permease translates to MAATSYAPKGLGFLARYFRRGSRILGAVDSLGFVLVFCWQVLSSIPLALRRYRAETLRIITDMTWGRGSVIVGGGTVPMMIVLGLVIGASIGVESFATLDMLGMGPVTGIVSAFATTRELAPIAAAVGFAAQAGCRITAEIGAMRISEEIDAIEALGLRSVPFVVTTRVIAGAIAIVPTFLIALIGSYFACRGLITLVHGQSAGVYDHYFFQFIAGFDIVAATVKVAVFGVVVICVHSYYGFFATGGPEGVGIASGRAVRASFVAIIAIDMVLTLVLWGFDSAISFTG
- a CDS encoding MlaD family protein; this translates as MTARRAAWRLALFAAVMGLVLALVIGAIERPVDGETETHHALFTDANGLKTGDDVRMFGVQVGKVEAVTLAGDKANVRLTVTTDTPVYDNSALAIRYQNLTGQRYIDLQQQPNPGVRLDDGATVGPEQTIPSFDVTSLFNGLQPVLATLSPEALNQLTESLLAVIEGDGAGIGPALDAIGTLSEYVGDRQQVIGTLVRNMSDLSERVGGRLYHLVPLLARLTDIFQALQRNVGGLADFAMSAPSVLEPVDRLLAAAGLSPEAGPDIDAMIRSLFPDPQQAVEVFGRLPGLLAAVDTSFPRTVAGFRPECGKGTAEVPAPVRVLIGGQRVAICNG
- a CDS encoding PadR family transcriptional regulator — encoded protein: MAKKRKVGNLLALAVLAVMQDEAVHRYQIAARLREYGKDRDLDIKWGSLYTVVQNLAKAGFLEVVGSEREGSRPERVIYRITEAGRGELVDWTRELIAEPEPERGRFLAGLSILAVLPPDEVAELLGRRLTVLDEQIAQVKQELAELTETLPRLFVIESEYGLAVLEAEAEWTRALRTELCEGTFPDLAEWRAWHRGGPGVDSARARAYVEGADTTTGQ